Proteins from one Deltaproteobacteria bacterium genomic window:
- a CDS encoding NADH-quinone oxidoreductase subunit M, translating into MILAWAVLIPLLGGAAAWISSRLGEAFPRWISLFALALDFVLLLFVSGGGDSGGRWLAEIHLEWIPGIGAGIHLAADGLSLALALLTAFLGMAAVAASWTGIRERTGFFHLCLMSVIAGVMGAFLALDLLLFYIFWELMLVPMFFMIAVWGHGGRQRAALKFFIFTQAGSLLMLVSILGLYFVHGMETGSYSFNYNEVLGTTMGRETEFWLMLGFLAAFAVKLPAVPFHTWLPEAHAEAPTGGSVILAGLLLKTGAYGIIRFLFPLFPNAAATVAPVVYFLAVIGIIYGAVLAIGQTDLKRLIAYTSVSHMGFVLLGIFAREGVALNGALVLMVCHGASTGALFIIAGAIEERAHTREMGRMGGFWSSAPKMGGAALFFALASLGLPGLGNFLGEFLVLLGAFRVSALSVFFAALGLIASVVYSLWIIQKVFHGPAPPEAGIPDIGGREAATLAAMAAVVLWLGLYPAPFFDRMGIKGQTGGMVSGIESGAVSGSNANGPEAGRLSELSLEKVPEDAPDKTTEHTR; encoded by the coding sequence ATGATACTCGCATGGGCGGTCCTCATACCCCTGCTGGGCGGGGCGGCTGCCTGGATTTCGAGCCGGCTGGGAGAGGCCTTTCCGCGCTGGATATCCCTTTTTGCGCTCGCGCTCGATTTTGTGCTGCTCCTTTTCGTGTCGGGCGGAGGAGATAGCGGCGGCCGATGGCTCGCTGAAATCCATTTAGAATGGATACCCGGCATAGGAGCGGGCATCCACCTTGCGGCCGACGGCCTGAGCCTCGCTCTCGCCCTCCTTACGGCCTTCCTGGGCATGGCAGCTGTCGCGGCCTCATGGACAGGCATAAGGGAAAGGACCGGTTTTTTCCACCTCTGCCTCATGTCCGTCATCGCCGGGGTCATGGGGGCATTCCTTGCCCTCGACCTCCTCCTCTTCTACATCTTCTGGGAGCTCATGCTCGTCCCCATGTTCTTTATGATAGCCGTATGGGGGCACGGCGGACGGCAGAGGGCGGCGCTCAAGTTCTTCATATTTACGCAGGCCGGAAGCCTCCTGATGCTCGTCTCTATCCTCGGGCTCTATTTCGTCCACGGGATGGAGACCGGCAGCTACTCATTCAATTACAACGAGGTACTCGGGACCACGATGGGCCGCGAAACCGAGTTCTGGCTGATGCTCGGCTTTTTGGCCGCCTTCGCGGTCAAGCTGCCTGCCGTACCCTTCCATACGTGGCTTCCCGAGGCCCATGCCGAGGCGCCGACCGGCGGAAGCGTGATACTTGCGGGCCTTCTCCTTAAGACCGGCGCCTACGGCATTATACGCTTCCTTTTTCCGTTATTCCCGAACGCGGCGGCAACGGTCGCGCCGGTCGTCTATTTCCTGGCGGTTATCGGGATAATCTACGGGGCGGTCCTGGCGATCGGGCAGACCGATTTAAAGAGGCTCATAGCATACACGAGCGTAAGCCACATGGGTTTTGTGCTCCTCGGTATTTTCGCAAGGGAGGGAGTTGCCCTTAATGGCGCGCTCGTCCTCATGGTCTGCCACGGCGCGTCCACGGGCGCGCTCTTCATCATAGCCGGGGCCATAGAGGAGAGGGCGCATACGCGCGAGATGGGGAGGATGGGCGGGTTCTGGTCGTCCGCCCCGAAGATGGGCGGGGCTGCCCTCTTTTTCGCCCTCGCGTCCCTGGGGCTCCCCGGCCTCGGGAATTTTCTCGGCGAGTTCCTGGTGCTCCTCGGCGCATTCAGGGTAAGCGCGCTCTCCGTCTTTTTTGCGGCGCTCGGCCTCATAGCGTCCGTCGTATATTCGCTTTGGATAATACAGAAGGTCTTCCACGGCCCGGCCCCGCCAGAGGCGGGCATACCCGACATAGGAGGGAGGGAGGCGGCAACGCTCGCCGCCATGGCAGCGGTCGTTCTTTGGCTTGGCCTCTACCCGGCCCCTTTCTTTGACAGGATGGGTATAAAGGGCCAGACCGGGGGAATGGTGAGCGGAATTGAGAGTGGGGCCGTTAGTGGAAGCAATGCAAATGGCCCTGAAGCGGGGCGCCTTTCGGAGCTTTCATTGGAAAAGGTCCCGGAAGATGCCCCGGATAAGACAACAGAGCATACGAGATGA
- the dauA gene encoding C4-dicarboxylic acid transporter DauA has protein sequence MFSALRRSIASRPSLPELQSNVLAGLTVGVIALPLSMALAIAVGAPPQTGLYTAIIAGIVIALTGGSKVNISGPTAAFVVILLPIVQKYGIGGLLISGLMAGIILVLMGLARLGNFIQIVPYPVTVGFTAGIAVVIAVLQIKDLFGLSITELDGHFTDKVATIALSLPTISWAEAAIGILTFAVLVLWKKTRSRIPSHLAALLAGSVLAFAAGALMPEFQVATVGSRFQYEINGLTGSGIPPFLPSFAWPWELPGRDGNPIGISFELIRHLLPPAFAIAMLGALESLLCAVVADGVTGKKHNPNDELIGQGIGNIVAPLFGGIPATAALARTAANVRAGGTMPLASVVHALFILASILVLAPLLAYIPMASMAALLLMVAWNMSETKHFARIVRYAPRDDIMVLLTCFILTVLFDMEIAIAVGMLLAAMLFIHRSIEQSGAKLLSKGNGQHEHRALPESILIYDVNGALFFGSAQKALSVLMNIRKEIEIVILDMSDVTMLDMSAMIAMESIVESCKKRGLKLVINKLDPRLILRLRRIGLRAKKGFFEHSRNMDAAIDIALRMREEDGAPREAARPLPS, from the coding sequence ATGTTCTCAGCTTTAAGGAGGTCCATCGCATCCAGGCCCTCCCTGCCTGAACTGCAGTCGAACGTCCTTGCCGGGCTCACGGTCGGCGTCATAGCGCTCCCCCTCTCGATGGCGCTGGCCATCGCGGTCGGCGCACCCCCGCAAACCGGCCTGTATACCGCCATAATAGCCGGGATAGTCATCGCCCTTACGGGCGGCTCCAAGGTAAACATATCCGGGCCGACTGCCGCGTTTGTAGTCATACTACTCCCCATCGTCCAGAAATACGGCATCGGCGGCCTCCTCATAAGCGGCCTCATGGCCGGCATCATACTGGTGCTCATGGGCCTGGCCAGGCTCGGGAACTTCATACAGATAGTGCCCTATCCGGTAACCGTCGGTTTTACGGCAGGCATAGCCGTAGTCATAGCCGTACTCCAGATAAAGGACCTTTTCGGGCTCAGCATAACCGAGCTGGACGGGCATTTCACAGACAAGGTCGCGACCATCGCCCTCTCGCTCCCCACCATCTCGTGGGCCGAGGCGGCGATAGGCATCCTGACCTTCGCTGTCCTGGTACTCTGGAAGAAGACTAGATCGCGGATCCCTTCGCACCTGGCAGCCCTCCTTGCGGGCTCTGTCCTGGCCTTTGCAGCCGGCGCGCTCATGCCCGAATTCCAGGTCGCAACCGTCGGTTCGCGCTTCCAGTACGAGATTAACGGGCTGACCGGAAGCGGGATACCTCCTTTCCTTCCGAGCTTTGCCTGGCCCTGGGAGCTTCCCGGCAGGGACGGGAACCCTATCGGCATCTCCTTTGAGCTTATACGCCATCTCCTGCCCCCCGCCTTCGCCATAGCCATGCTCGGCGCGCTCGAATCGCTCCTATGCGCGGTCGTAGCAGACGGCGTAACGGGCAAGAAGCACAATCCCAACGACGAGCTTATCGGCCAGGGCATCGGCAATATCGTGGCCCCGCTCTTCGGCGGCATCCCGGCGACGGCGGCCCTCGCGAGGACGGCCGCTAACGTCCGCGCCGGAGGCACCATGCCCCTCGCCTCGGTCGTGCACGCGCTGTTCATACTGGCGTCGATACTCGTCCTTGCGCCGCTACTCGCTTACATACCGATGGCCTCGATGGCCGCCCTGCTCCTAATGGTCGCCTGGAACATGAGCGAGACGAAGCACTTCGCCCGCATCGTCCGGTACGCCCCCAGGGACGACATAATGGTGCTCCTCACGTGCTTTATCCTGACCGTCCTCTTCGACATGGAGATCGCCATCGCGGTCGGCATGCTTCTGGCTGCCATGCTCTTCATACACAGGAGCATCGAGCAGAGCGGCGCGAAGCTCCTCAGCAAGGGCAACGGGCAGCACGAGCACAGGGCCCTGCCCGAGAGCATCCTTATATACGACGTAAACGGCGCGCTCTTCTTCGGCTCCGCCCAGAAGGCCCTGAGCGTCCTCATGAACATCAGAAAAGAGATCGAGATAGTCATCCTGGACATGTCGGACGTCACCATGCTCGACATGAGCGCGATGATAGCGATGGAGTCCATAGTAGAAAGCTGCAAGAAGCGGGGCCTCAAGCTCGTCATTAACAAGCTCGACCCGAGGCTCATACTGAGGCTGAGGAGAATAGGGCTCAGGGCGAAAAAAGGCTTCTTCGAACATTCGAGGAACATGGACGCGGCCATCGACATCGCCCTCAGGATGAGGGAAGAGGACGGTGCGCCCAGAGAGGCCGCCCGCCCGCTTCCCTCTTGA
- a CDS encoding glycosyltransferase family 4 protein has product MRIAQISPLFESVPPAMYGGTERVVSYLTEELVRLGHEVTLFASADSKTGAELVPCSERALRLDENNIDPVSLHLIMMEKALRRAGEFDIIHSHVDCIGFVLGRRTDVPVINTLHGRLDNPEHEFIFREYGGSPLVSISDAQRAPKPFANWVATVHHGIPADLYDLSPRAGDYLLYIGRVSPEKKVESSINIAMKAGIRLKIAAKVDRVDTDYFEACLKPHLKSRYVEFLGEVNDREKNELLGGALAFLHPVDWPEPFGLSMLEAMACGTPVVARRRGSIPEVVDHGVTGFIFERDEEAVRIVKGIRDGFSREGCRRRFEERFLQGRMAADYLMAYELVMGRYGSEWLKSAE; this is encoded by the coding sequence ATGAGAATAGCGCAGATATCGCCGCTTTTCGAGAGCGTCCCGCCCGCCATGTACGGCGGCACGGAAAGGGTGGTTTCGTACCTGACCGAGGAGCTCGTAAGGCTCGGGCACGAGGTCACGCTCTTCGCCTCCGCTGATTCAAAGACCGGGGCGGAGCTCGTTCCATGCTCCGAGCGCGCACTGAGGCTGGACGAGAATAATATCGACCCGGTCTCACTCCACCTCATAATGATGGAGAAGGCGCTCCGGAGGGCCGGGGAGTTCGATATCATCCATTCGCACGTGGACTGCATAGGGTTTGTACTGGGCAGGAGAACGGACGTGCCTGTCATAAATACCCTCCACGGGAGGCTCGACAACCCCGAGCACGAGTTCATATTCAGGGAATACGGCGGAAGCCCCCTCGTTTCGATATCCGACGCTCAGAGGGCCCCGAAGCCGTTTGCGAACTGGGTCGCAACCGTCCATCACGGCATCCCGGCGGACCTGTATGACTTAAGCCCCAGGGCGGGCGACTACCTCCTCTACATAGGCAGGGTATCGCCGGAGAAGAAGGTAGAGTCTTCGATAAATATCGCCATGAAGGCGGGCATACGCCTCAAGATCGCGGCGAAGGTGGACAGGGTGGATACGGATTATTTCGAAGCATGCTTGAAGCCGCATCTTAAAAGCCGGTACGTGGAGTTCCTGGGCGAGGTGAACGACAGGGAGAAGAACGAGCTTCTGGGCGGGGCGCTCGCCTTTCTCCACCCGGTGGACTGGCCCGAGCCTTTCGGCCTTTCCATGCTCGAGGCCATGGCCTGCGGCACCCCGGTTGTCGCCCGGAGAAGGGGCTCCATACCGGAAGTGGTGGACCACGGCGTGACGGGTTTCATCTTCGAGAGGGACGAAGAGGCCGTGAGGATAGTGAAGGGCATCAGGGACGGCTTTTCAAGGGAGGGCTGCAGGAGGAGGTTCGAGGAAAGGTTCCTCCAGGGCCGGATGGCCGCGGACTATCTCATGGCATACGAGCTCGTGATGGGGAGGTACGGGAGCGAATGGCTCAAGTCAGCAGAATAA
- a CDS encoding amylo-alpha-1,6-glucosidase → MAQVSRIKDSFFIVATSTIIDPFRLIQKDGEIFGIYDRFGDILPLGKREQGVYYKGTRYLSHYELRINGMRPLFLSSNMDEDNFLMTVDLTNPDIYSGGELLLRRDSVHLLRARLLSGTRVLEHIRVRNFAEEDAAFVLELGADSDFEDIFEVRGLKRAGRGALHEPEYGKKEFRLSYDGLDSVRRTTAFTFSRGPDRMSGNTFVFSLTLKPNQIEEIYVTAECVEGYSGKDGRGYVEVLRDSRKRLRSRRKSGVEIFTSNEHFNISIRRSLADIEMMLTETPKGLFPYGGIPWYCTPFGRDGIITALECAWIKPDIAAGALKYLSHMQASEVDEKKAAEPGKIMHETRHGEMAALGEIPFGLYYGSVDATPLYIILAGVYWRRTGDTALIRKLWKSIAAALSWLDEYGDADGDGFLEYSPHAGGLRNQGWKDSQDSVFHRDGRLAEGPIALCEVQAYFYAAKKEAAALSRLMGDDAQADRLRKEAEDLKKSFNEAFWDEEMGTYVLALDGKKKPCRVVSSNAGHALFAGIADPQKARSVADLLLSESVFSGWGIRTIGDGEKRYNPMSYHNGSVWPHDNALTAFGLAAYGFTEHFNKVFMGIFDAALMSDLQRLPELFCGFQRRNGMAPTQYPVACAPQTWASGALLLMLHASLGIYFEADKSMIIFKEPELPSFLTSVYLKNLPVAPRKTVDILISRYGEDVTIEALKKPEDVHILIIK, encoded by the coding sequence ATGGCTCAAGTCAGCAGAATAAAGGACTCGTTCTTCATAGTCGCCACCTCGACGATAATAGACCCCTTCCGGCTCATCCAGAAGGACGGTGAGATCTTCGGCATCTATGACAGGTTCGGGGACATACTGCCGCTCGGGAAGAGGGAGCAGGGCGTCTATTACAAGGGGACGAGGTACCTTTCGCATTACGAGCTCCGGATAAACGGCATGAGGCCGCTCTTCCTGAGCTCCAACATGGACGAGGACAATTTCCTCATGACCGTCGACCTCACGAACCCCGACATATACTCCGGCGGGGAGCTGCTTTTAAGAAGGGATTCGGTCCATCTACTCCGCGCAAGGCTCCTCTCCGGGACCAGGGTGCTCGAGCACATAAGGGTCAGGAATTTCGCCGAGGAGGACGCGGCCTTTGTCCTGGAGCTCGGGGCCGATTCGGATTTCGAGGACATCTTCGAGGTGAGGGGGCTTAAAAGGGCCGGGAGGGGCGCCCTCCACGAGCCCGAGTACGGGAAAAAGGAGTTCAGGCTGTCCTATGACGGCCTTGACAGCGTAAGGAGGACCACGGCCTTTACCTTCAGCAGGGGCCCGGACAGGATGAGCGGGAATACCTTTGTATTCTCGCTCACGCTTAAGCCCAACCAGATTGAGGAGATATACGTCACCGCCGAGTGCGTAGAGGGGTACTCCGGAAAGGATGGCAGGGGTTATGTCGAGGTCTTGAGGGACTCGAGAAAGCGCCTACGGTCCCGAAGGAAGTCGGGTGTGGAGATATTCACCTCGAACGAGCACTTCAATATTTCCATAAGGCGCTCGCTCGCGGACATAGAGATGATGCTTACAGAGACTCCGAAGGGGCTTTTCCCGTACGGAGGTATCCCCTGGTACTGCACCCCGTTCGGCAGGGACGGCATCATAACGGCCCTGGAGTGCGCGTGGATAAAGCCGGACATAGCGGCCGGGGCGCTTAAGTATCTCTCCCATATGCAGGCTTCAGAGGTCGACGAGAAAAAGGCCGCGGAGCCGGGGAAGATAATGCACGAGACGAGGCACGGCGAAATGGCGGCGCTCGGCGAAATACCCTTCGGCCTCTACTATGGGAGCGTTGACGCGACCCCGCTCTATATCATACTCGCCGGGGTGTACTGGAGGAGGACCGGCGATACCGCCCTCATAAGGAAGCTCTGGAAGAGCATAGCCGCGGCCCTTTCCTGGCTTGACGAGTACGGCGACGCGGACGGGGACGGGTTCCTCGAATACTCGCCGCACGCGGGGGGCCTCAGGAACCAGGGCTGGAAGGATTCCCAGGACTCGGTCTTCCACAGGGACGGAAGGCTCGCGGAGGGGCCCATCGCACTCTGCGAGGTGCAGGCCTATTTCTACGCGGCAAAAAAGGAGGCTGCGGCGCTCTCAAGGCTCATGGGCGACGACGCCCAGGCCGACAGGCTACGCAAGGAGGCAGAGGATCTTAAGAAGAGCTTCAACGAGGCCTTCTGGGACGAAGAGATGGGCACCTATGTGCTTGCGCTCGACGGGAAGAAAAAGCCCTGCAGGGTGGTCTCGTCCAATGCGGGGCACGCGCTCTTCGCAGGGATAGCCGACCCCCAGAAGGCAAGGAGCGTGGCGGACCTGCTCCTTTCCGAGAGCGTTTTCTCGGGCTGGGGCATAAGGACGATAGGCGACGGGGAGAAGCGCTATAACCCCATGTCCTACCATAACGGCTCTGTCTGGCCGCACGATAACGCGCTTACGGCCTTCGGACTCGCCGCCTATGGCTTTACCGAGCACTTCAATAAAGTCTTCATGGGCATATTCGACGCGGCGCTCATGTCCGACCTGCAGAGGCTCCCGGAGCTCTTCTGCGGGTTCCAGCGCCGTAACGGCATGGCGCCCACGCAGTACCCGGTCGCCTGCGCCCCCCAGACCTGGGCCTCGGGCGCGCTCCTTCTCATGCTCCACGCTTCGCTCGGTATCTACTTCGAGGCCGACAAGAGCATGATAATCTTCAAGGAGCCTGAGCTTCCGAGCTTTCTCACCTCGGTCTATCTCAAGAACCTGCCCGTAGCCCCCCGGAAGACGGTCGACATACTGATATCGAGGTACGGAGAGGACGTGACCATAGAGGCCCTGAAGAAGCCGGAAGACGTTCACATATTGATCATTAAATAA
- a CDS encoding calcium/sodium antiporter, with protein sequence MSLSVLLFFVAGLLLLILGAEMLVRGSSRIASFLGISPLIIGLTVVAFGTSSPELAVSVKSSLAGQGDIAVGNVVGSNIFNVLFILGLSAAITPLAASRQLIRLDVPVMIGVSVLFFIFGLNGLVSRVEGAVLTAGFVLYTGFLVYLGRKENGTTDEFKEEFSYKRGRSAARDWAVNLFISIAGLALLVLGSRWLVDGAIQMARGLGISELIIGLTIIAAGTSLPEVATSVMASIKGERDIAVGNIIGSNIFNILSVMGITSLVSADGVGVAESAIFFDIPVMLAVSAACLPILFTGYMIARWEGALFLAYYILYTVFIFLNSTGHASLYAFKFAMGAFVIPLTAVTLAVLTARALIVRGKAARQEK encoded by the coding sequence ATGAGTCTTTCGGTATTGTTATTCTTCGTGGCAGGGCTCCTTCTTCTCATACTGGGGGCCGAGATGCTGGTCAGGGGCTCTTCCAGGATCGCGTCCTTTCTCGGCATATCCCCGCTCATAATCGGCCTGACGGTCGTCGCCTTCGGCACAAGCTCGCCCGAGCTCGCAGTAAGCGTCAAATCGTCTCTTGCAGGACAGGGCGATATCGCGGTCGGGAACGTGGTGGGAAGCAACATCTTCAACGTCCTCTTCATACTCGGTCTTTCAGCCGCGATAACGCCCCTTGCCGCATCGCGCCAGCTCATACGGCTCGACGTACCTGTAATGATAGGAGTCTCTGTACTTTTTTTCATCTTCGGGCTGAACGGTCTCGTAAGCAGGGTCGAGGGGGCTGTACTCACAGCCGGGTTCGTCCTGTACACGGGATTTCTCGTCTATCTTGGCCGGAAGGAAAACGGGACGACCGACGAATTCAAGGAGGAGTTCTCCTATAAGAGGGGCCGGTCAGCGGCAAGGGACTGGGCCGTAAACCTTTTCATTTCGATTGCCGGGCTCGCGCTCCTGGTCCTGGGGTCCAGGTGGCTGGTGGACGGCGCAATCCAGATGGCGAGAGGGCTGGGAATAAGCGAGCTCATAATCGGACTCACCATAATAGCCGCCGGGACCTCGCTCCCGGAGGTCGCGACATCCGTGATGGCGAGCATCAAAGGCGAGCGGGACATAGCGGTCGGCAACATCATCGGGAGCAACATCTTCAACATACTCTCTGTCATGGGGATAACGAGCCTCGTATCTGCAGACGGGGTCGGCGTGGCCGAGAGCGCCATTTTCTTCGACATCCCGGTGATGCTTGCGGTCTCTGCCGCCTGCCTGCCCATACTCTTTACCGGCTATATGATAGCACGTTGGGAAGGCGCGCTTTTTTTGGCGTATTACATTCTCTATACAGTATTCATATTCCTCAACTCCACCGGGCACGCCTCGCTTTACGCGTTCAAGTTCGCGATGGGAGCGTTCGTAATACCGCTTACGGCCGTAACGCTCGCGGTCCTCACGGCAAGGGCGCTCATTGTGCGGGGCAAGGCGGCGCGGCAGGAGAAATAG
- a CDS encoding NADH-quinone oxidoreductase subunit N, with product MSAPDFITILPMLILTIAAVTATVLAAFRTSHAFNAALAVSGFVLALASLAPASKAAPRAVTALISIDAYSLLFTGLILGAAIAVTLLSYGYNEGREGGLAEFYIVLVIATLGAIVLAASAHFATFFLGLEILGVSLYVLIAYFLGDRANEASIKYLILAGIASSFLVFGMALVYTELGTMEFSEMAMRTRETGGGPLLFAGLAMITVAACFKLAAAPFHMWAPDVYEGAPAPVGAFLAAVSKGAVAALLLRYFLQTGAFAFGPFFTVFAAIAVASMFAGNILALFQRSVKRTLAYSSIAHVGYLFIAFLAGGRYGMVAAGYYLAAYFVSIIGAFGAVTLLSGKDRELDLLDDYRGLAWRRPWLAGAFTAMLLSLAGMPLTAGFLGKFFVAAAGVREALWLLVIALAVNSAIAIYYYLRIIIALFSPAYGEAPGPLPGLPLAGTIALGALTLLLVFLGVYPAPLLALLEKAAAAFL from the coding sequence ATGAGCGCGCCCGATTTCATTACAATACTTCCGATGCTGATATTGACCATAGCCGCGGTCACGGCAACGGTGCTGGCGGCCTTCCGCACAAGCCACGCCTTCAATGCGGCCCTGGCGGTCTCCGGCTTCGTGCTCGCGCTCGCCTCCCTAGCGCCCGCCTCGAAGGCGGCCCCGAGGGCCGTTACTGCGCTCATTTCAATCGATGCCTATTCGCTACTATTTACAGGCCTCATTCTAGGCGCGGCAATCGCCGTAACGTTACTCTCATACGGGTACAACGAGGGGCGCGAGGGCGGGCTCGCGGAGTTCTACATCGTCCTTGTTATCGCGACCCTCGGCGCGATCGTGCTCGCCGCCTCCGCCCACTTCGCTACTTTTTTCCTCGGCCTTGAGATACTCGGCGTCTCCCTTTACGTGCTCATCGCCTATTTTCTCGGCGACCGCGCGAACGAGGCGAGCATTAAGTATCTCATCCTGGCCGGTATTGCCTCCTCTTTCCTGGTTTTCGGCATGGCGCTAGTCTATACCGAGCTCGGCACCATGGAGTTTTCGGAGATGGCAATGCGTACCCGCGAAACGGGTGGGGGGCCGCTCCTTTTCGCCGGGCTGGCAATGATAACCGTTGCGGCGTGTTTTAAGCTCGCGGCTGCGCCCTTTCACATGTGGGCCCCGGACGTCTACGAGGGCGCGCCCGCGCCCGTCGGGGCCTTCCTTGCGGCAGTCTCGAAAGGCGCGGTGGCGGCGCTCCTTCTCCGCTACTTCCTCCAGACCGGCGCCTTCGCCTTCGGTCCTTTCTTCACGGTCTTTGCGGCCATAGCCGTGGCATCGATGTTCGCGGGGAACATCCTCGCCCTCTTCCAGAGGAGCGTAAAGCGGACCCTAGCGTATTCGTCGATAGCCCACGTCGGCTATCTATTTATCGCGTTCCTTGCGGGCGGACGCTACGGCATGGTTGCGGCAGGCTATTACCTTGCCGCGTATTTCGTTTCCATCATAGGGGCGTTCGGGGCCGTAACCCTTCTTTCGGGAAAGGACAGGGAGCTTGACTTATTGGACGACTACAGGGGGCTTGCCTGGCGGCGACCCTGGCTTGCGGGTGCCTTTACGGCCATGCTCCTTTCGCTCGCGGGCATGCCGCTTACGGCGGGCTTTCTGGGGAAGTTCTTCGTGGCTGCCGCGGGGGTGAGAGAGGCTTTGTGGCTTCTCGTAATCGCGCTCGCGGTCAACAGCGCCATAGCAATCTATTATTACCTGAGGATAATAATCGCGCTCTTCTCGCCAGCTTACGGGGAAGCCCCAGGACCTCTTCCGGGCCTGCCGCTTGCCGGGACTATCGCGCTCGGGGCCCTTACGCTCCTTCTGGTTTTCCTGGGCGTCTATCCCGCTCCGTTATTGGCGCTCCTTGAGAAGGCGGCAGCGGCATTCTTATGA
- a CDS encoding DUF481 domain-containing protein — MIASALIAGMAAVSSADELVLSNGDTITGKVQGMEKSVVTVATPYSEPVRIRKSSVAALRTDGPVTVRTASGEIWSGSFLVNESGQIVFKPVERPWDELAWAEIDAIDPAPPRLGGKISAGASMRSGNTRRASVNIGFDADKRTLQDRSSASIRFNYAEENGRTTARNSYAALKYDYFFTSPYYAYLSAELLNDKFRDIDLRAVVGPGAGYQVWDGPSKSLLLELGFSLVREDLRSGGDESWVTARVGSNLTVRLTKDTSFADSLKAYSRVDEPENFQVRNEASLNSKLNSYWGLKLTNIIEYDSKPPALIKKTDIYWILSLQYAF; from the coding sequence ATGATAGCCTCAGCCCTGATTGCCGGCATGGCGGCCGTCTCCTCTGCGGACGAACTGGTCCTTTCGAACGGGGACACCATAACCGGCAAGGTGCAGGGCATGGAAAAGAGTGTGGTCACCGTGGCCACCCCGTATTCGGAGCCCGTGAGGATAAGGAAGTCGTCTGTGGCCGCCTTGAGGACCGACGGGCCGGTCACGGTGCGGACAGCTTCGGGGGAGATATGGAGCGGAAGCTTCCTCGTTAACGAATCAGGACAGATCGTCTTTAAGCCCGTGGAAAGGCCCTGGGACGAATTGGCATGGGCCGAGATCGACGCGATAGACCCCGCCCCGCCCAGGCTCGGCGGAAAGATAAGCGCCGGCGCGAGCATGCGCTCCGGGAATACGAGGAGGGCCAGCGTCAACATAGGCTTCGATGCGGATAAGAGGACCTTGCAGGACCGCTCAAGCGCAAGCATCCGCTTTAATTACGCCGAGGAGAACGGGAGGACGACCGCCAGAAACTCCTATGCCGCCCTTAAATACGACTACTTCTTCACCAGCCCCTATTACGCGTATTTGAGCGCCGAGCTTCTTAACGACAAGTTCAGGGACATTGACCTCCGGGCCGTGGTGGGCCCCGGCGCGGGCTACCAGGTCTGGGACGGCCCTTCGAAGTCGCTTCTCCTTGAGCTCGGCTTTTCGCTCGTAAGGGAGGATCTCCGGTCCGGAGGCGACGAGTCCTGGGTAACGGCCAGGGTGGGCAGCAATTTAACCGTCAGGCTTACGAAAGACACTTCCTTTGCCGACAGCCTCAAGGCCTACAGCCGGGTGGACGAGCCAGAGAACTTCCAGGTGAGGAACGAGGCTTCTCTGAACTCAAAGCTTAACAGCTACTGGGGCTTGAAGCTCACGAACATAATCGAGTACGACAGCAAGCCGCCGGCACTCATAAAAAAGACCGATATCTACTGGATACTGAGCCTCCAGTACGCTTTTTAG